From a region of the Cytophagales bacterium genome:
- a CDS encoding cytosolic protein produces MKKLNLKDVSQYVEKNIGTFHEKRIQSLDSLKLSQVLKHKNPYLFKAKYVLTAEQIIRGIVDAHISSSEEGIFGDWLEGLAIFINEKVYGGKKSGIIGIDLEFDKDDRRYIVNIKSGPNWGNSSQIAKMVADFKTAKKTLRTSNSQLNIIAVNGCCYGRENRPDKGDYFKYCGQSFWEFISGNENLYTEIIEPLGHKAKEKNDDFMKSYSQMINKFTKEFTNEFCKENGEIDWEKLVRFNSATIDSKNKK; encoded by the coding sequence ATGAAAAAACTAAACCTGAAAGACGTATCGCAATACGTTGAGAAAAATATCGGGACATTTCACGAAAAACGTATTCAAAGCCTTGACAGTTTAAAACTATCCCAAGTTCTTAAACACAAAAATCCCTACTTGTTTAAAGCAAAATATGTATTAACAGCCGAACAAATAATAAGGGGAATTGTAGATGCACATATTTCATCAAGTGAAGAAGGAATTTTTGGGGATTGGCTTGAAGGTTTAGCAATTTTTATCAATGAAAAAGTTTACGGTGGTAAAAAATCAGGAATCATTGGAATTGATTTAGAATTTGACAAGGACGATAGAAGATACATTGTAAATATTAAATCCGGACCAAATTGGGGAAATAGTTCGCAAATTGCAAAAATGGTTGCCGATTTTAAAACAGCTAAAAAGACTTTAAGGACAAGTAATTCCCAACTAAACATTATTGCCGTAAATGGTTGTTGCTACGGAAGAGAAAACCGCCCTGACAAAGGCGATTACTTCAAATACTGTGGTCAAAGTTTTTGGGAGTTTATTTCTGGCAATGAAAATTTATATACTGAAATCATTGAACCACTTGGACACAAAGCAAAAGAAAAGAATGACGATTTTATGAAATCATACTCACAAATGATAAACAAATTTACAAAAGAATTCACCAATGAATTCTGTAAAGAAAATGGAGAGATTGATTGGGAAAAATTGGTTCGGTTTAATTCAGCGACAATTGACTCTAAAAATAAAAAATAA
- a CDS encoding tetratricopeptide repeat protein, translated as MQQITILTAFAFALNFAAFSQPKTDSLIAVLKTATHDTTKINLLNAIAWQLKYSHPDSALTYARKALSIITVIASGEKGSFDMKGWLQKSKAKVLSTIGALYYLKGDYPKAIGYHQRSLKIREATADKNGEARSLGNLGLVYYSQGDYPKAIDHYQRSLKIAEATADKNGEARSLGNLGTVYYSQGDYPKAIDHHQRSLKIQEATADKNGEARSLNNLGNVYFNQGDYPKAIDHYQRSLKIKEAIGDKNGEAGSLNNLGNVFADQGDYPKAIDHYQRSLKITEAIGDKDGEAGSLTNLGILYLEMGNTTTATEYCFKSLAITREIGALFVEMEACQCLSEVYEKRSHPASRNAGPMSTGHRPLPTKGTGQARRGDLSPLEAMRKALEYHKLWAIAKDSLFNKEKTKEITRLVTRYEMEKQYEAEKRAAEEKAKAEAEKKARSSLVQISVIGLVLGLALIAILFSGRFAIPVAAAKVVVFVFIVFLFEFILVLLDPFIAKIFGGNPAIQLLCNGLVALLVFPLFNFLLTRLTQKVAKVGVARRKVKRKEGNKGIGK; from the coding sequence ATGCAACAAATAACCATTCTCACCGCCTTCGCTTTTGCTCTTAATTTTGCAGCATTCAGTCAGCCTAAAACCGACAGCTTAATAGCTGTCCTCAAAACCGCCACCCACGACACCACAAAAATAAACCTCCTCAACGCCATCGCCTGGCAATTAAAATACTCCCACCCCGACTCAGCCCTCACCTATGCCCGTAAAGCGCTCTCCATCATCACTGTCATTGCGAGCGGAGAGAAAGGTTCCTTTGATATGAAAGGTTGGCTCCAAAAGAGCAAAGCCAAAGTCCTCTCAACGATTGGAGCACTATATTACTTAAAAGGCGATTACCCCAAAGCCATTGGCTATCATCAGCGCTCATTAAAAATAAGAGAAGCCACTGCCGATAAGAACGGTGAAGCCCGCAGCTTAGGCAATCTCGGATTGGTTTATTACAGCCAGGGTGATTATCCAAAGGCCATTGATCATTATCAACGCTCATTAAAAATTGCCGAAGCCACTGCCGATAAGAACGGTGAAGCCCGCAGCTTAGGCAATCTCGGAACCGTTTATTACAGCCAGGGGGATTATCCAAAGGCCATTGATCATCATCAGCGCTCATTAAAAATACAAGAAGCCACTGCCGATAAGAACGGTGAAGCCCGCAGCTTAAACAATCTCGGAAATGTTTATTTCAACCAGGGGGATTATCCAAAGGCGATTGACCATTATCAGCGCTCATTAAAAATAAAAGAAGCCATAGGCGATAAGAACGGTGAAGCCGGCAGCTTAAACAATCTCGGAAATGTTTTTGCTGATCAGGGCGATTATCCAAAAGCCATTGACCATTATCAGCGCTCATTAAAAATAACAGAAGCCATAGGCGATAAGGACGGTGAAGCAGGGAGCCTAACAAACCTCGGTATCTTGTATTTAGAGATGGGTAATACAACTACTGCAACTGAATACTGCTTTAAAAGCTTAGCCATCACCCGTGAGATAGGCGCCTTGTTCGTAGAAATGGAAGCCTGCCAGTGTCTTTCGGAGGTGTATGAGAAGAGGAGCCACCCAGCCTCCCGCAATGCTGGCCCGATGTCCACTGGACATCGTCCTCTCCCGACCAAAGGTACGGGACAGGCCCGAAGGGGGGACTTGTCACCGCTTGAAGCCATGAGAAAAGCTTTGGAGTATCACAAGCTCTGGGCAATAGCCAAAGACTCTCTTTTCAACAAAGAAAAAACCAAAGAGATCACCCGCCTCGTCACCCGCTACGAGATGGAGAAGCAGTACGAAGCAGAAAAACGGGCAGCAGAAGAAAAAGCAAAGGCAGAAGCAGAAAAAAAAGCAAGAAGCAGCTTAGTGCAGATCTCAGTCATCGGCCTTGTGCTGGGGCTGGCGCTGATAGCCATACTCTTTTCGGGCAGGTTTGCCATCCCTGTGGCAGCGGCAAAGGTGGTGGTTTTTGTGTTCATCGTCTTTTTGTTTGAATTTATCCTGGTGCTTTTAGACCCTTTTATAGCAAAAATTTTCGGAGGCAATCCAGCCATACAATTATTGTGCAATGGCTTGGTAGCGCTGCTGGTCTTCCCGTTGTTTAACTTTTTGCTCACCCGGCTCACGCAAAAGGTGGCGAAGGTTGGTGTGGCGAGGAGGAAGGTTAAGAGAAAAGAAGGAAATAAGGGAATAGGGAAATAA
- a CDS encoding TonB-dependent receptor, which yields MSFKILISSLIIAYCLLPAAYCFSQDQWGEEGEIKSSEIIIEKDRKIELPAAIRNYEKIGLHPVRVEKTPQKYVFEEFKLDLPPLSVKMKILKMRRESITKPSANYIKAGFGNYFTSYLDLFLNNEKSKKYTYGTYIGHLASQNGPVDNSGSSHNELSVYGKYFMRKFTVSGNLNYDRDVVYYYGYDQKLNPEIGKGTIKQRYSIISFSGNLRNRPSYFSKILFNADVGYYHLDALNDFREDDISFKATGKANLDIGKKYFDTSGYVNIDLAVNPVILPDTQRLFIFIDPSYTFLKRAWQLKLGLSINFENELLFLRPDLYMAQEILGKKLIYYTGWYGYIQPNKYRDLISENPFVNDSLVLKGTLHDSKFTGVKGNVLRNLNYDLHVSFDNIQDMPLFINATIDTSKFDVIYDDIDLFTFHAALSYQFSERVKILLNGDYFSYNMDAEKDIFIKDKPWHLPDFRVSLMATYNLKNKIFFNSDIYYISGLFAKIPGSGEVKKLESILDLNLKVDYRFSDKFSTFVEVNNILSKSYQRYLYYPSKGINVIGGAAYSF from the coding sequence TTGAGCTTTAAAATATTAATATCATCACTAATTATTGCCTACTGCCTGCTGCCTGCTGCCTATTGTTTTTCCCAGGATCAATGGGGAGAAGAAGGTGAGATCAAATCGTCTGAGATAATCATTGAAAAGGATAGAAAAATTGAATTACCTGCCGCTATCCGTAATTACGAAAAGATCGGGCTGCATCCGGTTAGGGTAGAAAAAACACCTCAGAAGTATGTTTTTGAAGAATTCAAACTGGATTTACCACCGCTCTCTGTTAAAATGAAAATATTAAAGATGAGGCGTGAATCTATAACAAAACCTTCGGCTAATTATATAAAAGCTGGTTTCGGTAACTATTTTACCTCCTATCTTGATCTGTTTTTAAATAATGAAAAAAGTAAAAAATACACTTACGGGACATATATTGGTCATTTGGCTTCGCAAAACGGGCCGGTTGACAATTCAGGTTCTTCTCATAATGAATTGAGCGTTTATGGTAAATATTTCATGAGAAAATTTACCGTTTCAGGTAATTTGAATTATGACAGGGATGTTGTTTATTACTATGGCTATGATCAGAAATTAAACCCGGAAATTGGCAAAGGTACTATTAAGCAACGTTATTCTATCATTTCATTTTCCGGCAATTTACGCAACCGCCCATCTTATTTTTCTAAAATATTGTTTAATGCGGATGTAGGCTATTACCATTTGGATGCGCTGAATGATTTCAGAGAGGATGATATAAGCTTTAAAGCCACTGGTAAAGCGAATTTAGATATTGGTAAAAAGTATTTTGACACTTCGGGTTATGTAAATATTGATCTTGCTGTAAATCCGGTTATTTTACCCGATACCCAGCGATTATTTATATTTATTGATCCCAGCTATACGTTTTTAAAAAGGGCCTGGCAGTTAAAATTAGGTTTAAGTATTAATTTTGAAAATGAGTTGCTTTTTCTCAGGCCTGATCTGTATATGGCGCAGGAGATATTGGGTAAAAAGTTAATATATTATACAGGCTGGTATGGTTATATTCAGCCAAATAAGTACAGGGATCTGATATCAGAAAATCCATTTGTCAACGATTCACTTGTGTTAAAAGGAACCTTGCATGATAGTAAATTCACTGGCGTCAAAGGGAATGTGCTACGAAATCTGAATTATGATCTCCATGTTTCTTTTGACAATATTCAGGACATGCCCTTGTTCATCAATGCAACAATTGATACCAGTAAATTTGATGTGATCTACGATGATATTGACTTATTTACATTTCATGCTGCACTAAGCTATCAATTTTCAGAACGGGTTAAAATACTTCTTAATGGCGATTATTTCAGTTACAACATGGATGCTGAGAAAGATATATTTATAAAAGACAAACCCTGGCATCTTCCTGATTTCAGAGTCTCCTTAATGGCAACCTATAATTTAAAGAATAAAATCTTCTTTAATAGCGATATTTACTATATAAGTGGTTTATTTGCAAAAATCCCAGGTAGTGGTGAGGTTAAGAAATTAGAAAGTATATTGGATCTAAATTTAAAAGTTGATTACCGGTTTTCAGATAAATTTTCAACCTTTGTAGAGGTGAACAATATTTTGTCAAAATCGTATCAGAGGTATTTGTATTATCCTTCCAAGGGAATAAATGTAATTGGAGGGGCAGCTTATTCATTTTAA
- a CDS encoding site-specific DNA-methyltransferase yields MEIKTDIFEGDSKEQLKFLPENSVDLIVTSPPYADQRKNTYGGVHPDKYAEWFLPISKQLLRVLKPTGTFVLNIKEKVVDGERSTYVMELILAMRKQGWFWTEEFIWHKKNSYPGKWPNRFRDSWERLLQFNKDKKFNMYQEEVMVPMGVWAKNRLKNLSETDKIRDISKVGSGFGKNISNWLDRDKAYPTNVLHLATECNNKSHSAAFPEELPEWFIKLFTKQNDTVLDPFMGSGTTLSVANRMKRNSIGIDIVPEYCEMVRNQLQPVELYLLEPKVKYEKTKPERRIAIR; encoded by the coding sequence ATGGAGATAAAAACAGACATATTTGAAGGCGACAGTAAAGAACAATTAAAATTTCTTCCTGAAAATTCAGTTGACTTAATTGTAACTTCACCTCCTTATGCTGACCAAAGAAAGAATACTTATGGAGGAGTCCATCCTGACAAATACGCTGAATGGTTTTTACCAATATCCAAACAACTTCTGAGAGTCTTGAAACCAACAGGAACTTTTGTACTTAATATTAAAGAAAAGGTCGTTGACGGTGAGAGAAGTACATATGTCATGGAGTTAATTTTAGCAATGCGTAAACAGGGCTGGTTTTGGACAGAAGAGTTTATTTGGCACAAAAAAAATTCTTATCCCGGAAAATGGCCTAATCGTTTTCGTGATTCGTGGGAACGACTTCTTCAATTCAATAAGGATAAAAAATTTAATATGTACCAAGAAGAAGTAATGGTTCCAATGGGTGTCTGGGCTAAAAATAGATTAAAAAATCTTTCTGAAACAGACAAAATACGTGATATTTCAAAAGTAGGAAGTGGTTTTGGGAAGAACATCTCAAACTGGTTAGACCGCGATAAAGCATACCCGACTAATGTTCTTCATTTGGCAACAGAGTGTAATAATAAAAGCCATAGTGCAGCATTTCCCGAAGAATTACCCGAGTGGTTTATTAAACTTTTTACAAAACAAAACGATACGGTACTTGACCCCTTTATGGGTTCAGGAACAACATTGAGTGTTGCAAATAGAATGAAACGTAATTCAATCGGTATAGACATTGTACCTGAATACTGCGAAATGGTGAGAAATCAATTACAACCTGTTGAACTTTATTTATTAGAACCAAAAGTAAAATATGAAAAAACTAAACCTGAAAGACGTATCGCAATACGTTGA
- a CDS encoding tetratricopeptide repeat protein — protein MQQITILTAFAFALNFAAFSQPKTDSLIAVLKTATHDTTKINLLNAIAWQLKYSHPDSALTYARKALSIITVIASGEKGSFDMKGWLQKSKAKVLSTIGALYYLKGNYPKAIDHYQSSLKITEATTDKKGEARSLNNLGLVYHSQGDYPKAIDHYQRSLKIKEALGDKNGEASSLGNLGNVYHRQGDYPKAIDHHQRSLKIAEATADKNGEARSLNNLGNVFVDQGDYPKAIDHYQHALKIQEAIGNKNGEAGSLNNLGNVFADQGDYPKAIDHYQRSLKIKEAIGDKEGEANSLNNLGVLYSEMGNMSAATEYCLKGLAIASEIGALPIEMEACQCLSEAYEKRSHPASRNAGPMSTGHRPLPTKGTGQARRGDLSPLEAMRKALEYHKLWAIAKDSLFNKEKTKEITRLVTRYEMEKQYEAEKRAAEEKAKAEAEKKARSSLVQLSVIGLVLGLALIAILFSGRFAIPVAAAKVVVFVFIVFLFEFILVLLDPFIAKISGGNPAIQLLCNGLVALLVFPLFNFLLTRLTQKVAKVGVARRKVKRKEGNKGIGK, from the coding sequence ATGCAACAAATAACCATTCTCACCGCCTTCGCTTTTGCTCTTAATTTTGCAGCATTCAGTCAGCCTAAAACCGACAGCTTAATAGCTGTCCTCAAAACCGCCACCCACGACACCACAAAAATAAACCTCCTCAACGCCATCGCCTGGCAATTAAAATACTCCCACCCCGACTCAGCCCTCACCTATGCCCGTAAAGCGCTCTCCATCATCACTGTCATTGCGAGCGGAGAGAAAGGTTCCTTTGATATGAAAGGTTGGCTCCAAAAGAGCAAAGCCAAAGTCCTCTCAACGATCGGGGCACTATATTACTTAAAAGGTAATTACCCCAAAGCGATTGACCATTATCAGAGTTCATTAAAAATTACTGAAGCTACTACCGATAAAAAAGGTGAAGCCCGCAGCTTAAACAATCTCGGATTGGTTTATCACAGCCAGGGTGATTATCCAAAGGCCATTGATCATTATCAACGCTCATTAAAAATAAAAGAAGCTTTAGGCGATAAGAACGGTGAAGCCAGCAGCTTAGGCAATCTCGGAAATGTTTATCACCGCCAGGGCGATTATCCAAAGGCCATTGATCATCATCAGCGCTCATTAAAAATTGCCGAAGCAACTGCCGATAAGAACGGTGAAGCCCGCAGCTTAAACAATCTCGGAAATGTTTTTGTTGATCAAGGCGATTATCCAAAGGCCATTGACCATTATCAGCACGCATTAAAAATACAAGAAGCCATAGGCAATAAGAACGGTGAAGCCGGCAGCTTAAACAATCTCGGAAATGTTTTTGCTGATCAAGGCGATTATCCAAAGGCCATTGACCATTATCAGCGCTCATTAAAAATAAAAGAAGCCATAGGCGATAAGGAAGGTGAAGCTAACAGCTTAAACAATCTTGGCGTCTTGTATTCAGAGATGGGAAATATGTCTGCAGCAACAGAATACTGCCTCAAAGGCTTAGCCATTGCCAGTGAGATAGGCGCCTTGCCCATAGAAATGGAAGCCTGCCAGTGTCTTTCGGAGGCGTATGAGAAGAGGAGCCACCCAGCCTCCCGCAATGCTGGCCCGATGTCCACTGGACATCGTCCTCTCCCGACCAAAGGTACGGGACAGGCCCGAAGGGGGGACTTGTCACCGCTTGAAGCCATGAGAAAAGCTTTGGAGTATCACAAGCTCTGGGCAATAGCCAAAGACTCTCTTTTCAACAAAGAAAAAACCAAAGAGATCACCCGCCTCGTCACCCGCTATGAGATGGAGAAGCAATACGAAGCAGAAAAACGGGCAGCAGAAGAAAAAGCAAAGGCAGAAGCAGAAAAAAAAGCAAGAAGCAGCCTGGTGCAGCTCTCCGTCATCGGCCTTGTGCTGGGGCTGGCGCTGATAGCCATACTCTTTTCGGGCAGGTTTGCCATTCCTGTGGCAGCGGCAAAGGTGGTGGTTTTTGTGTTCATCGTCTTTTTGTTTGAATTCATCCTGGTGCTTTTAGACCCTTTTATAGCAAAAATTTCCGGAGGCAATCCAGCCATACAATTATTGTGCAATGGCCTGGTAGCGCTGCTGGTCTTCCCGTTGTTTAACTTTTTACTCACCCGGCTCACGCAAAAGGTGGCGAAGGTTGGCGTGGCGAGGAGGAAGGTTAAGAGAAAAGAAGGAAATAAGGGAATAGGGAAATAG
- a CDS encoding SPOR domain-containing protein — MEIKKYIKSLLSNHDTVVIPDFGGFITNYESAEVNPINNKFRPPYKKIGFNDKLKLNDGLLIDTISKSENISQEQTVALVKEFVYKIKGEINKKKKWVFEQLGTFFINAEKHLQFEPVTDANYLNDSFALPDLSFKPIYRERKIDKTPTQPIVSESEVSSFTSQEESGVPRTSSLPKEREDIATILGKSREKPEIAASAASGSGDVPTSSFDKATKVSLPTTKSEDVHGKFTEKKDILASQLETHQKALNVIKSDKQVKERSGSNIITWLTSIVVVLFITAVVLFYINRKNEYSIDLSGFNPISYTSSLFSREDEVIGSVQADVSDDQITEVSVEKKPSVAVNENARSEQKKDIELPKESITPSVSTTRPVSKAGSMITNKTGQFYIIIGGFSIKSNALKLRNKLLAEGMDAKIIVPDISNRLHKVSIADYDNLDKALRNLNGLRAKYGNAIWVMSY; from the coding sequence ATGGAGATTAAAAAATACATAAAATCATTATTAAGCAATCATGATACGGTAGTGATCCCCGACTTTGGAGGATTTATTACAAACTATGAAAGCGCAGAAGTAAATCCTATTAATAATAAGTTTAGACCACCCTATAAAAAAATCGGTTTTAATGATAAATTAAAGTTAAATGACGGGTTGTTAATTGATACTATTTCAAAGAGTGAAAATATATCTCAGGAACAAACTGTTGCTTTGGTAAAAGAATTTGTATATAAAATTAAAGGGGAAATAAATAAAAAGAAAAAATGGGTTTTTGAACAACTCGGAACCTTTTTTATAAATGCTGAAAAGCATTTACAGTTTGAACCTGTTACGGATGCTAATTATTTGAATGACAGCTTTGCTCTACCGGATTTGTCTTTCAAACCAATTTATAGAGAACGAAAGATTGATAAGACTCCCACGCAACCAATAGTGAGTGAAAGCGAGGTATCAAGCTTCACCTCTCAGGAAGAGTCAGGAGTCCCTCGGACCAGTTCCTTACCAAAAGAGAGGGAAGATATTGCTACCATATTGGGTAAAAGCAGGGAAAAACCTGAGATTGCTGCTTCAGCAGCTTCCGGAAGCGGTGACGTACCAACAAGTTCCTTTGATAAAGCAACTAAAGTTAGTCTGCCAACAACGAAGTCCGAAGATGTACATGGAAAATTTACTGAAAAAAAAGATATTCTTGCATCACAATTAGAAACCCATCAAAAAGCGCTTAATGTTATTAAATCGGATAAGCAAGTCAAAGAACGGAGCGGATCAAATATTATTACCTGGCTTACGTCTATTGTGGTTGTTTTGTTTATAACGGCTGTTGTACTTTTTTATATCAATCGTAAAAATGAGTATTCAATTGATCTTAGCGGCTTTAACCCGATTTCTTATACTTCATCTTTATTTTCCAGAGAGGATGAAGTAATTGGATCTGTTCAGGCTGATGTGTCTGATGATCAAATAACTGAAGTTTCCGTTGAGAAAAAACCCTCTGTAGCAGTGAATGAAAATGCCCGTTCAGAACAAAAAAAAGATATAGAGCTCCCAAAAGAAAGTATTACTCCAAGTGTTTCTACTACAAGGCCTGTTTCAAAAGCTGGTTCCATGATAACCAATAAAACAGGGCAATTCTACATTATTATCGGAGGATTTTCAATAAAAAGTAATGCATTAAAGCTAAGAAATAAGCTGCTTGCTGAAGGGATGGACGCAAAAATTATAGTCCCTGATATAAGCAACAGGCTTCACAAAGTTTCCATAGCTGATTATGATAATCTTGATAAAGCGCTGAGAAATTTGAATGGATTAAGAGCAAAATATGGTAATGCTATTTGGGTTATGTCTTACTAA
- a CDS encoding acyl-CoA thioesterase translates to MNFPVKVRIPVAWGEMDAFRHVNNIVFFKYFESARIKYFEEIGFQQYMEKTGVGPILAETSCRFLKPIIYPDNINTHARVKSFGSSSFVMEYNIVSDKMGLVAEGEGVVVIYDYKNSRKAEMPKEIKDAIEKLEKEK, encoded by the coding sequence ATGAATTTTCCGGTGAAAGTAAGGATCCCTGTAGCATGGGGAGAGATGGATGCGTTCAGACATGTAAATAATATTGTCTTCTTTAAATATTTTGAAAGTGCGAGGATAAAGTATTTTGAAGAAATCGGGTTCCAACAATATATGGAGAAAACAGGTGTTGGCCCAATACTTGCTGAAACTTCATGTAGATTTTTAAAACCCATCATTTATCCGGACAATATTAATACACACGCAAGAGTTAAATCTTTTGGAAGTTCAAGTTTTGTGATGGAATACAATATTGTAAGTGATAAAATGGGATTGGTTGCCGAAGGAGAAGGTGTGGTCGTCATTTATGATTATAAAAATTCCAGGAAAGCTGAAATGCCAAAAGAGATCAAAGATGCTATTGAAAAATTAGAAAAAGAGAAATGA
- a CDS encoding MotA/TolQ/ExbB proton channel family protein has protein sequence MILQITINDTLTAISGDQTISLMELLMKGGWIMVFILILSLIAVYVFIERFLTVKKAAKEPADFMEKLKNLVLQGDINGAKVLCAEMATPFARMIEKGLARLGNPLQNIKESIEDVGKIEIYKLEKNLPILATISGTAPMVGFLGTVIGMIKAFMAIAQQEGTVSPKLLSSGIYEALITTAFGLIVGIIAYLCYNYLVTRVQNVIHKMEYTATEFIDLIQQPK, from the coding sequence ATGATCTTACAAATTACAATTAACGATACACTAACAGCCATATCCGGGGATCAAACGATTTCATTAATGGAACTTTTAATGAAAGGCGGCTGGATAATGGTTTTCATTCTTATTTTATCACTGATAGCTGTTTATGTTTTTATTGAGCGCTTTCTGACGGTAAAAAAAGCAGCAAAAGAGCCCGCTGATTTTATGGAAAAATTAAAAAACCTGGTATTGCAGGGTGATATAAACGGGGCAAAAGTATTGTGCGCAGAGATGGCTACACCTTTTGCAAGAATGATAGAAAAAGGACTTGCAAGGCTTGGTAACCCTTTACAAAATATTAAAGAATCTATTGAAGACGTTGGCAAAATTGAAATTTATAAACTTGAAAAAAATCTCCCAATCTTAGCTACCATATCAGGTACTGCCCCAATGGTTGGATTCCTGGGTACCGTGATTGGTATGATCAAAGCCTTTATGGCAATAGCACAGCAGGAAGGGACAGTCAGCCCCAAATTACTCTCATCAGGCATCTATGAAGCATTAATTACAACAGCATTTGGCCTTATCGTGGGCATTATCGCTTATTTATGTTATAATTATCTGGTAACCCGGGTGCAAAACGTGATACATAAAATGGAATATACAGCCACTGAATTTATTGACTTAATACAGCAACCTAAATAA
- a CDS encoding nitroreductase family protein → MPTNTIDYHREIYSEHKMLERSQEFYQWIDLRRTVRDFSDKPVPKKVMENIIMAASTAPSGAHKQPWTFCLVEDAKLKSAIRKAAEEEEYINYHGRMSEEWLKDLNPLQTNWDKEFIDTVPWLIVVFKRAYEKVNGKIKNNYYVSESVGIAAGFLLAAIHHAGLVALTHTPSPMNFLNKILKRPDNERPFLLIPVGYPADNVKVPDLKRKQLKEVLVYY, encoded by the coding sequence ATGCCCACAAATACGATAGATTATCACAGGGAAATATATTCCGAACATAAAATGCTTGAAAGAAGTCAGGAATTTTATCAATGGATAGATCTCCGGAGAACAGTAAGAGACTTCTCAGACAAGCCGGTACCTAAAAAAGTAATGGAAAATATTATTATGGCTGCCTCTACCGCTCCTTCTGGCGCTCATAAACAACCGTGGACATTTTGTCTTGTTGAAGATGCAAAACTTAAATCAGCAATACGCAAAGCTGCTGAAGAGGAAGAATATATAAATTATCATGGCCGGATGAGTGAAGAATGGCTGAAAGACCTAAATCCGCTCCAAACTAACTGGGATAAAGAATTTATAGATACTGTACCCTGGCTTATCGTTGTTTTTAAGAGGGCCTATGAAAAAGTAAATGGGAAAATAAAAAATAATTATTATGTATCAGAATCTGTCGGAATTGCTGCAGGTTTTTTGTTAGCAGCTATTCACCATGCAGGTTTGGTTGCATTGACACACACTCCCAGCCCAATGAACTTTTTAAACAAGATCCTGAAAAGGCCTGATAATGAAAGGCCCTTTTTGTTAATACCTGTCGGCTATCCTGCAGATAATGTAAAAGTACCTGATTTAAAAAGAAAACAATTGAAAGAAGTTCTGGTATATTACTAA
- a CDS encoding biopolymer transporter ExbD: MDLKSRNKIEVTFSMASMTDVIFLLLIFFMLSTTFITPSGLPVNLPSSKSPTIVFQKVSVTITEDLEYFVNDKKTSLNSLRKALKSELNDEEGVVVLHIDKSVPVEYLVKVASIATELKAKVSVATKPL; encoded by the coding sequence ATGGATTTAAAATCAAGAAACAAAATAGAGGTAACCTTCAGCATGGCTTCTATGACAGACGTGATTTTTCTGTTGTTAATATTCTTCATGCTTTCAACAACATTCATTACGCCTTCAGGGCTGCCGGTAAATCTGCCTTCAAGCAAAAGCCCGACAATAGTCTTCCAAAAGGTAAGTGTTACCATCACAGAGGATTTGGAATATTTTGTAAATGATAAAAAAACCTCGTTAAATAGTTTACGTAAAGCATTAAAAAGTGAATTAAACGATGAAGAAGGAGTGGTAGTGTTGCATATAGACAAATCAGTCCCTGTTGAGTACCTGGTAAAAGTGGCAAGCATAGCAACAGAGCTCAAAGCAAAAGTTTCGGTTGCAACCAAGCCATTATAA